A single genomic interval of Osmia lignaria lignaria isolate PbOS001 chromosome 9, iyOsmLign1, whole genome shotgun sequence harbors:
- the LOC117600288 gene encoding TBC domain-containing protein kinase-like protein, whose translation MCPALLENEERCFGGMTFFAQSHPVELCGSNGLPLTPNSITIYGKSQFLKTIHHPYLSTYLDIIRSKHERIVVVTEYNGDPLSSKENLTVDDIIKIAFQCLLGLQHMNTLGLVHRHLSPENILINTSGNVQLYNFGLYYMTDSGKNVSFPIGYPKYTAPEIFLSSGVSSPKVDSWSLGMIIAELLIGKLIWPNVKLSQCLRKVLSLIHCETSVFERIARENNCYNVYKELPDEVKEFIDSCLQIHPSKRKTPEELLKLTIFDNFLLKNEKDKEENLYKNVIVRKMDELYYLWQLAGGDITGELKKQGLIRSTPPILSIPNLVILLGQMFGQRDTASLLDLRIVKIPLETLRQRLSHIPYIANYPWLTSQMHIQLQEDLIDAASQLPLIIRERDTEYQFYRVVLYDRLLQVYPITREAIIEEAHKDIPPPVRGAVWAALLSITGDIQKRYDMIDKDTPTHTDRQIEVDIPRCHQYSELLSSGAGHERLQRLLKAWVRNNPHYVYWQGLDSLTAPFLYLNFNNEARAFECLSAFIPKYLHKFFLKDNSAIIQEYLGKFSQIIAFHDPQLANHLRSINFVPELFAIPWFLTMFSHVFPLHKILHLWDKLLLGDSSFPLLVGLAILKQLRDSLLTSGFNECILLFSDLPEIDIELCVKDSMTMYQMTPPSITYRKHQFNQPKDVNWSEPEPGTEQMPRISVDDFMNLLDNDPERLISVDIRNNMQFERGAVLGSINIPFTSVQLSQTHIETLGPHAKPLAESKNSIVVIIGPHDQNNALFADFLVKCGITGVCSLQGGIYALRKKFPNIIMAAR comes from the exons ATGTGTCCAGCActtttagaaaatgaagaacGTTGTTTTGGTGGAATGACATTCTTTGCCCAAAGTCATCCGGTTGAACTTTGTGGCAGTAATGGTTTGCCTCTTACACCAAATTCAATAACTATATATGGAAAATCTCAATTTTTAAAAACTATTCACCATCCATATTTATCTACTTACCTTGATATAATTAGAAGCAAACATG AACGGATAGTAGTTGTTACAGAGTATAATGGAGACCCATTGAGCAGTAAAGAAAACTTAACTGTTGATGATATTATCAAAATAGCATTTCAATGTTTATTAGGTTTACAACATATGAATACGTTAGGTTTGGTACATAGACACTTAAGCCCTGAAAATATACTCATTAATACAAGTGGAAATgtacaattatataattttggaTTATACTATATGACAGACAGTGGAAAAAATGTATCTTTTCCTATTGG ATACCCAAAATATACTGCacctgaaatatttttaagttcAGGTGTTAGTAGCCCAAAAGTGGATTCTTGGTCTTTAGGAATGATTATAGCAGAATTGTTAATAGGAAAATTAATCTGGCCAAATGTGAAATTATCCCAATGTTTGCGAAAAGTTCTTAGTTTGATACATTGCGAAACTTCTGTGTTTGAACGtattgcaagagaaaataattgttataatgTTTACAAG GAATTACCTGATGAGGTAAAAGAATTTATAGACTCCTGCCTTCAAATTCATCCCTCAAAACGTAAAACACCAGAGGAGTTATTGAAACTTACAATATTTGACAATTTTTtactgaaaaatgaaaaagataaagaagaaaatctttataaaaatgttatagTTAGAAAAATGGATGAGTTGTATTATTTGTGGCAATTAGCAGGTGGAGATATTACTGGAGAGCTAAAAAAGCAAGGACTTATTAGATCAACACCACCTATCTTATCTATTCCAAA TTTGGTAATACTTTTAGGTCAAATGTTTGGTCAAAGAGACACAGCAAGCCTGCTTGATTTGCGCATAGTCAAAATTCCTCTTGAGACACTGCGTCAACGTCTATCTCACATTCCATATATAGCAAATTACCCCTGGTTAACAAGTCA AATGCATATTCAGTTACAAGAAGATTTAATAGATGCTGCTTCACAATTACCTTTAATTATCAGAGAAAGGGATAcagaatatcaattttataGAGTTGTTTTGTATGATAGATTACTACAG GTTTATCCGATTACTCGAGAAGCGATCATTGAAGAAGCGCACAAAGATATACCTCCACCTGTTAGAGGGGCCGTTTGGGCAGCATTGCTTAGTATCACTGGTGATATTCAGAAACGTTATGATATGATTGATAAAGATACACCTACTCATACAGATAGACAA aTAGAGGTAGATATACCAAGATGTCATCAGTACAGTGAATTATTATCCTCTGGTGCTGGCCACGAGAGGTTACAGAGATTGCTTAAAGCCTGGGTTAGAAATAATCCTCATTATGTTTATTGGCAAGGATTAGATTCATTAACTGCTCCGTTTCTTTATCTGAATTTTAATAACGAAG CTAGAGCATTTGAATGTCTGTCCGCATTTATACCGAAATATCTTCATAAATTCTTTCTGAAAGATAATTCTGCCATCATACAAGAATATTTAGGAAAATTCTCACAAATAATAGCCTTTCATGATCCTCAATTGGCAAATCATCTTAGATCGATTAACTTTGTACCAGAATTGTTTGCTATACCCTGGTTTTTAACAATGTTTTCGC ACGTATTTCCACTTCACAAAATATTGCATTTGTGGGATAAACTATTATTGGGAGATTCATCATTTCCGCTTCTTGTTGGTTTAGCAATATTAAAACAATTACGTGATTCTCTTTTAACTTCTGGTTTTAATGAGtgtattcttctattttctgATCTCCCTGAAATTGACATAGAGCTATGCGTTAAAGATTCTATGACAATGTATCAAATGACACCACCTAGTATAACTTATAGAAAACATCAGTTTAACCAGCCTAAG GATGTAAATTGGTCTGAACCAGAACCAGGAACTGAACAAATGCCGAGAATTAGCGTTGATGATTTTATGAATTTATTAGATAACGATCCCGAGAGATTAATATCAGTAGATATTCGTAATAATATGCA ATTTGAAAGAGGTGCTGTATTAGGAAGTATTAACATTCCATTTACTAGCGTACAACTTTCTCAAACTCATATTGAAA
- the LOC117600366 gene encoding uncharacterized protein LOC117600366 — MQKEQPEPSQTHRIKRTRNASTPDRIKKNIMDSTMTNIRFQHRATMSAADFALPQSSSKRKLTMDRSVMGPSQILSEGNSVIDSESNDVELKLLYDEYLQNTMTEIILKKKAEERKQLFLSQLATIAKEYEHNEEKLFELKTRERDIINLTKIQNDIDKQITDINNCIKSEDSKKLNDILSKLYSLLQPLDKLRCNNIILPETPEEWEEMMKNFKSCNATLESIMDLIGTKKESYQNVNSGIKEFINTFNNIENYTKRLEKDISDLEALILKSASLSLAQSDN, encoded by the exons atgCAGAAGGAACAACCTGAACCATCGCAAACCCATCGAATTAAAAG GACTCGTAATGCTTCTACTCCAGatcgaataaaaaagaatataatggATAGTACAATGACAAACATCCGTTTTCAACATAGGGCAACTATGTCTGCAGCAGATTTTGCCTTACCACAAA GTTCTTCAAAGAGAAAACTTACAATGGATAGGTCAGTTATGGGTCCTTCACAGATACTTTCAGAAGGAAACAGCGTAATAGATAGCGAATCCAATGATGTTGAGCTGAAACTTCTTTATGATGAATATTTACAAAACACAATGACAGAAATAATCTTAAAGAAGAAAGCAGAGGAAaggaaacaattatttttatcacaATTGGCAACAATAGCAAAGGAATATGAACACaacgaagaaaaattgtttgaatTGAAAACCAGAGAAAGGGACATAATAAATTTAACTAAAATTCAAAATGATATTGATAAACAAATTACagatataaataattgtatta AAAGTGaagattctaaaaaattaaaCGATATTTTATCTAAGTTATATAGCCTTTTGCAGCCTTTAGACAAACTTCGTTGTAATAATATAATTCTTCCTGAAACACCAGAAGAATGGGAAGAAATGATGAAAAACTTTAAATCATGCAATGCTACCTTAGAATCTATTATGGATTTAATTGGAACAAAAAAGGAATCCTATCAAAACGTTAATAGTGGTATTAAAGAGTTTATCAATACCttcaataatattgaaaattatacaaaaag ATTGGAGAAAGATATTTCTGATTTAGAAGCTCTTATTTTGAAAAGTGCATCTTTGTCCTTAGCACAAAGTGATAATTAA